A single genomic interval of Armigeres subalbatus isolate Guangzhou_Male chromosome 1, GZ_Asu_2, whole genome shotgun sequence harbors:
- the LOC134223508 gene encoding fibroblast growth factor receptor homolog 1-like isoform X1 — MATQVLFPLPAISLVTLLWLLTVIVNEQLEPIAAYKIVGDTDEIRINLGTKKLVKETVPLNSNLKIKCNFESPAWFKNGEPTTSDAKHGKSLKFIPVKKTDAGYYSCGSVYGEWSNLTLSVISQHEASDHYQSDSPGSGLGPAGSSLTRVANLEKKSLLPPAAIAQPSSSPAPLDMVGNDLSEISDKPFDSGIMSTATRKVGENYKLKCNVTSEAKFQISWIKDGEVVSNTKNRPTLALHTLNLDDAGVYVCRVCNAQNCVNFTTVLQVVEESDEPFIRYNDMEIHSQVSDNEEPNNPDYVDDEHDDYEDAEEDEEVDEEMTSAGSRPGSADGDFTESQSAPPKPTGLLPPGPPVFTKEEHMVKLMPKPSGNMVRLRCPADGNPVPNITWTKDEERIVRSMGSVKYAKWSIVLEDLVPKDSGKYTCHVCNVYGCVNFTTKLEVRDRFPARPYIKEGFLQNTTVLVNSTATLECRTISDLEPHIEWIKFHIVDSVNPNIPENITKLERDSDNPEVLTLENVSYADEGWYTCVAANTLGASYESAYLRVVDEILDDSPMAHPVRQHSTLITIMTTVLSGCFMILAIIVIIVCKKLKREKMKHRAMEHVNQWTKKVIVLKQPVIENSIPGVTESMQMPIVRIEKQRSTLVQSGNCDPSMISEYEFPIDLNWEFPRNKLILGKSLGEGAFGKVVMAEANGLVKGQASTVVAVKMLKEGHTDADVKDLVCEMEVMKMIGKHVNIINLLGCCCKDGPLYVIVEYAPHGNLKDFLRSHRFCTTNYEDMVSGEKEKKILTQKELISFAYQIARGMEHLASRRCIHRDLAARNVLVSDGYVMKIADFGLARDIHSQEYYRKTTTGKLPIRWMAPESLEEKFYDSQSDVWSFGVLLWEIMTLGGNPYSSIPTWDNLLEHLKKGKRLEQPPLCSIDIYLFMRECWHYRPEERPTFSEIVQHLDRLVSITSNEEYLDLGLPLLETPPSSDDESDDNDNDGCERVRMYPFNHHHIHSHTTESTF; from the exons TCTCAAGTTCATCCCCGTCAAGAAAACCGACGCCGGCTACTATTCCTGCGGGTCCGTCTACGGCGAATGGTCCAACCTAACCCTCTCGGTAATCAGCCAGCACGAAGCGTCCGATCACTACCAAAGCGATTCGCCCGGCAGTGGTCTAGGGCCAGCCGGTTCCAGCCTGACACGTGTAGCTAACCTGGAGAAGAAGAGTCTCCTGCCACCAGCAGCAATAGCCCAGCCATCGTCGAGCCCGGCTCCGCTGGATATGGTCGGGAATGATCTATCCGAGATTTCAGACAAGCCGTTTGACAGCGGAATTATGTCAACCGCCACCAGAAAGGTTGGAGAGAACTACAAATTGAAATGCAATGTGACGAGCGAGGCAAAGTTTCAAATCAGTTGGATTAAAGATGGCGAGGTTGTATCGAACACGAAGAACAGACCCACTCTAGCGTTGCATACCTTGAACCTTGATGATGCCGGAGTCTACGTGTGCCGGGTATGTAATGCGCAGAACTGTGTGAATTTTACGACTGTTTTGCAAGTGGTCGAAGAATCTGATGAACCCTTCATCCGTTACAACGATATGGAGATACATTCGCAAGTGTCCGACAATGAAGAACCAAACAATCCGGACTACGTCGATGATGAACACGATGACTACGAGGACGCCGAAGAGGATGAAGAAGTTGATGAAGAGATGACGTCAGCGGGATCTCGACCGGGTAGCGCCGATGGTGATTTCACTGAGAGTCAATCCGCCCCACCCAAACCCACCGGGCTGCTTCCTCCTGGCCCGCCAGTCTTCACCAAGGAAGAACATATGGTGAAGCTGATGCCAAAGCCGTCCGGAAATATGGTGCGTCTACGCTGCCCAGCGGACGGTAACCCGGTGCCGAACATTACGTGGACAAAGGATGAGGAGCGAATCGTCCGTAGCATGGGCTCGGTCAAGTACGCCAAGTGGTCGATCGTGCTTGAGGATCTCGTTCCCAAGGATTCCGGAAAGTACACGTGCCACGTCTGCAATGTCTATGGCTGCGTCAATTTCACCACTAAActagaagtgagag ATCGTTTTCCGGCACGTCCGTATATCAAAGAGGGCTTTCTGCAGAATACAACTGTTTTGGTTAATTCTACGGCGACCTTAGAGTGTCGTACAATATCGGATCTTGAGCCACACATTGAATGGATCAAGTTTCACATCGTCGACAGTGTCAATCCGAATATTCCGGAGAACATTACCAAACTTGAG CGTGACTCCGATAACCCAGAGGTTCTGACCCTTGAGAATGTGTCCTACGCGGATGAAGGCTGGTACACTTGCGTCGCAGCCAACACGCTTGGCGCATCCTACGAGAGTGCATATTTACGGGTGGTTGATGAAATACTGGATGATAGCCCGATGGCTCATCCTGTGCGGCAGCACTCCACCCTGATAACGATCATGACCACTGTGTTGTCGGGCTGTTTCATGATCCTGGCGATCATCGTGATCATCGTTTGTAAGAAGCTGAAGCGGGAAAAAATGAAGCACCGAGCCATGGAGCATGTGAATCAGTGGACTAAGAAGGTTATCGTGCTGAAGCAACCGGTCATAGAGAACAGCATTCCAGGGGTGACCGAGTCCATG CAAATGCCGATCGTTCGCATTGAGAAGCAACGATCGACTCTAGTGCAGAGTGGAAACTGTGACCCGAGCATGATCTCCGAATACGAGTTCCCGATCGACCTGAACTGGGAATTCCCGCGCAACAAGCTCATTCTTGGCAAAAGCCTGGGCGAAGGGGCCTTCGGAAAAGTAGTGATGGCAGAGGCAAACGGCTTGGTGAAAGGACAGGCCTCCACTGTCGTGGCAGTGAAAATGCTCAAAG AGGGTCACACCGATGCCGATGTGAAGGACCTGGTTTGCGAAATGGAAGTCATGAAGATGATTGGCAAACACGTCAACATCATCAACCTGCTGGGGTGTTGCTGCAAGGACGGTCCCCTGTACGTGATTGTGGAGTACGCTCCGCACGGCAACCTGAAGGACTTCCTGAGGAGTCACCGTTTCTGTACCACCAACTACGAAGATATGGTCAGTGGCGAAAAGGAGAAGAAGATTCTTACCCAGAAGGAGCTGATTTCGTTTGCGTATCAGATCGCTCGGGGTATGGAACACTTGGCTTCCAGGAGG TGTATTCATCGGGACTTGGCCGCACGAAACGTGCTGGTGAGCGATGGCTACGTAATGAAAATTGCGGATTTCGGTTTAGCGCGAGATATTCACAGTCAAGAATACTACCGAAAGACGACGACTGGTAAACTGCCGATCCGATGGATGGCGCCAGAGTCGTTGGAAGAGAAGTTCTACGATTCCCAGAGTGACGT ATGGTCCTTTGGAGTTCTACTCTGGGAAATCATGACGCTGGGTGGAAATCCCTACTCCTCGATTCCCACCTGGGATaatcttctggagcacctcaAAAAGGGCAAGCGACTGGAGCAACCTCCGTTATGCTCCATTGATAT ATACCTATTCATGCGCGAATGTTGGCACTACCGGCCGGAAGAGCGGCCAACCTTCAGCGAAATCGTGCAACACCTGGACCGGCTGGTTAGCATAACGTCCAACGAAGAGTATCTGGATCTCGGTCTGCCACTGCTGGAAACGCCACCGTCCAGCGATGACGAGTCGGATGACAACGATAACGACGGCTGCGAACGGGTACGGATGTACCCGTTCAACCACCACCACATCCATAGTCATACCACCGAAAGTACCTTTTAA
- the LOC134223508 gene encoding fibroblast growth factor receptor homolog 1-like isoform X2 — MATQVLFPLPAISLVTLLWLLTVIVNEQLEPIAAYKIVGDTDEIRINLGTKKLVKETVPLNSNLKIKCNFESPAWFKNGEPTTSDAKHGKSLKFIPVKKTDAGYYSCGSVYGEWSNLTLSVISQHEASDHYQSDSPGSGLGPAGSSLTRVANLEKKSLLPPAAIAQPSSSPAPLDMVGNDLSEISDKPFDSGIMSTATRKVGENYKLKCNVTSEAKFQISWIKDGEVVSNTKNRPTLALHTLNLDDAGVYVCRVCNAQNCVNFTTVLQVVEESDEPFIRYNDMEIHSQVSDNEEPNNPDYVDDEHDDYEDAEEDEEVDEEMTSAGSRPGSADGDFTESQSAPPKPTGLLPPGPPVFTKEEHMVKLMPKPSGNMVRLRCPADGNPVPNITWTKDEERIVRSMGSVKYAKWSIVLEDLVPKDSGKYTCHVCNVYGCVNFTTKLEVRDRVNHKPIFKKPLINSTAAIGTNFSMKCEVLSDLSMFIQWFKFKGLCQNCAIIKNKRDSDNPEVLTLENVSYADEGWYTCVAANTLGASYESAYLRVVDEILDDSPMAHPVRQHSTLITIMTTVLSGCFMILAIIVIIVCKKLKREKMKHRAMEHVNQWTKKVIVLKQPVIENSIPGVTESMQMPIVRIEKQRSTLVQSGNCDPSMISEYEFPIDLNWEFPRNKLILGKSLGEGAFGKVVMAEANGLVKGQASTVVAVKMLKEGHTDADVKDLVCEMEVMKMIGKHVNIINLLGCCCKDGPLYVIVEYAPHGNLKDFLRSHRFCTTNYEDMVSGEKEKKILTQKELISFAYQIARGMEHLASRRCIHRDLAARNVLVSDGYVMKIADFGLARDIHSQEYYRKTTTGKLPIRWMAPESLEEKFYDSQSDVWSFGVLLWEIMTLGGNPYSSIPTWDNLLEHLKKGKRLEQPPLCSIDIYLFMRECWHYRPEERPTFSEIVQHLDRLVSITSNEEYLDLGLPLLETPPSSDDESDDNDNDGCERVRMYPFNHHHIHSHTTESTF; from the exons TCTCAAGTTCATCCCCGTCAAGAAAACCGACGCCGGCTACTATTCCTGCGGGTCCGTCTACGGCGAATGGTCCAACCTAACCCTCTCGGTAATCAGCCAGCACGAAGCGTCCGATCACTACCAAAGCGATTCGCCCGGCAGTGGTCTAGGGCCAGCCGGTTCCAGCCTGACACGTGTAGCTAACCTGGAGAAGAAGAGTCTCCTGCCACCAGCAGCAATAGCCCAGCCATCGTCGAGCCCGGCTCCGCTGGATATGGTCGGGAATGATCTATCCGAGATTTCAGACAAGCCGTTTGACAGCGGAATTATGTCAACCGCCACCAGAAAGGTTGGAGAGAACTACAAATTGAAATGCAATGTGACGAGCGAGGCAAAGTTTCAAATCAGTTGGATTAAAGATGGCGAGGTTGTATCGAACACGAAGAACAGACCCACTCTAGCGTTGCATACCTTGAACCTTGATGATGCCGGAGTCTACGTGTGCCGGGTATGTAATGCGCAGAACTGTGTGAATTTTACGACTGTTTTGCAAGTGGTCGAAGAATCTGATGAACCCTTCATCCGTTACAACGATATGGAGATACATTCGCAAGTGTCCGACAATGAAGAACCAAACAATCCGGACTACGTCGATGATGAACACGATGACTACGAGGACGCCGAAGAGGATGAAGAAGTTGATGAAGAGATGACGTCAGCGGGATCTCGACCGGGTAGCGCCGATGGTGATTTCACTGAGAGTCAATCCGCCCCACCCAAACCCACCGGGCTGCTTCCTCCTGGCCCGCCAGTCTTCACCAAGGAAGAACATATGGTGAAGCTGATGCCAAAGCCGTCCGGAAATATGGTGCGTCTACGCTGCCCAGCGGACGGTAACCCGGTGCCGAACATTACGTGGACAAAGGATGAGGAGCGAATCGTCCGTAGCATGGGCTCGGTCAAGTACGCCAAGTGGTCGATCGTGCTTGAGGATCTCGTTCCCAAGGATTCCGGAAAGTACACGTGCCACGTCTGCAATGTCTATGGCTGCGTCAATTTCACCACTAAActagaagtgagag ACCGGGTAAATCACAAACCGATTTTTAAAAAGCCTCTAATCAACAGCACCGCCGCTATCGGTACTAATTTTTCCATGAAGTGCGAGGTGCTGAGTGATCTCTCCATGTTCATCCAGTGGTTCAAGTTCAAGGGATTGTGCCAGAACTGCGCGATTATTAAGAATAAG CGTGACTCCGATAACCCAGAGGTTCTGACCCTTGAGAATGTGTCCTACGCGGATGAAGGCTGGTACACTTGCGTCGCAGCCAACACGCTTGGCGCATCCTACGAGAGTGCATATTTACGGGTGGTTGATGAAATACTGGATGATAGCCCGATGGCTCATCCTGTGCGGCAGCACTCCACCCTGATAACGATCATGACCACTGTGTTGTCGGGCTGTTTCATGATCCTGGCGATCATCGTGATCATCGTTTGTAAGAAGCTGAAGCGGGAAAAAATGAAGCACCGAGCCATGGAGCATGTGAATCAGTGGACTAAGAAGGTTATCGTGCTGAAGCAACCGGTCATAGAGAACAGCATTCCAGGGGTGACCGAGTCCATG CAAATGCCGATCGTTCGCATTGAGAAGCAACGATCGACTCTAGTGCAGAGTGGAAACTGTGACCCGAGCATGATCTCCGAATACGAGTTCCCGATCGACCTGAACTGGGAATTCCCGCGCAACAAGCTCATTCTTGGCAAAAGCCTGGGCGAAGGGGCCTTCGGAAAAGTAGTGATGGCAGAGGCAAACGGCTTGGTGAAAGGACAGGCCTCCACTGTCGTGGCAGTGAAAATGCTCAAAG AGGGTCACACCGATGCCGATGTGAAGGACCTGGTTTGCGAAATGGAAGTCATGAAGATGATTGGCAAACACGTCAACATCATCAACCTGCTGGGGTGTTGCTGCAAGGACGGTCCCCTGTACGTGATTGTGGAGTACGCTCCGCACGGCAACCTGAAGGACTTCCTGAGGAGTCACCGTTTCTGTACCACCAACTACGAAGATATGGTCAGTGGCGAAAAGGAGAAGAAGATTCTTACCCAGAAGGAGCTGATTTCGTTTGCGTATCAGATCGCTCGGGGTATGGAACACTTGGCTTCCAGGAGG TGTATTCATCGGGACTTGGCCGCACGAAACGTGCTGGTGAGCGATGGCTACGTAATGAAAATTGCGGATTTCGGTTTAGCGCGAGATATTCACAGTCAAGAATACTACCGAAAGACGACGACTGGTAAACTGCCGATCCGATGGATGGCGCCAGAGTCGTTGGAAGAGAAGTTCTACGATTCCCAGAGTGACGT ATGGTCCTTTGGAGTTCTACTCTGGGAAATCATGACGCTGGGTGGAAATCCCTACTCCTCGATTCCCACCTGGGATaatcttctggagcacctcaAAAAGGGCAAGCGACTGGAGCAACCTCCGTTATGCTCCATTGATAT ATACCTATTCATGCGCGAATGTTGGCACTACCGGCCGGAAGAGCGGCCAACCTTCAGCGAAATCGTGCAACACCTGGACCGGCTGGTTAGCATAACGTCCAACGAAGAGTATCTGGATCTCGGTCTGCCACTGCTGGAAACGCCACCGTCCAGCGATGACGAGTCGGATGACAACGATAACGACGGCTGCGAACGGGTACGGATGTACCCGTTCAACCACCACCACATCCATAGTCATACCACCGAAAGTACCTTTTAA